The genomic DNA GGCGCAGCTGCGCCAGCGATGCACGCCGCATCGGCTTGTCATCCAGTGGGGAAAGCGCGGCTTGGCGCATCGCATCGTAGGGCAGCACGACCAACTCGAAGGTCAGCGCTTCGGCCTCGAACAGCCAGGCCGGTGCGTCCAGGCTGCGGTGGCGATCAAGCCGCAGTCGTCGCACCCGGACGTCGGCCGGAATGCCGTGGTCGTCAAGGAAGCGCTGCACCGCGTCGGCATCATCGTCGAACAACTGCAGCTGCACAGGACTGTTGCCATCGGCCGTGCCCTCCAGCACCGGCCCGACCAGCCGCGGTGAGAACGCCTGCAGGAATTCCATCGCGCGCAGCGCAGCGTGCCGACGCAGCTGCAGCTGGCGGCCATGGTCGGGGCCGGCAAACAATCGCTGATGTTCCCGCAGGGCCGCTTCGATCTCGATGTTGCGCGGCAGGCTGGCATCATCGTGGATGCCCAGCTGGTGGGCGGCTTTCATCTTGGCCTGGTGGTAATCGCCGATCCCGCTCTCTGCCATCAGGCGGGCGGCTTCGTGGGCGAGCCGATGACGTCGCTCGCGACTTTGCGTGGCGGTATGCGGGCGTGCGCGGTGCATCGCTGTTCCCCTGTGGGACCTGGGGCCAGCGTACACCGGCAACGTGACCGGCGCGTAGAGCGCTCACCCGCTCGGTAGTGCCGAGCGACGCTCGGCGGATTCCATCACCGCGCGTTGCGTGACGTCAGGCCATCAGAAGATATCGAACGCGGCGGCGTCGGCCTGCGGGGCATTGAGATTCAGGTCGTAGTCCTGCAGGCGATCCATGTCTTCGACCTTCACCCACTCGGTCGCCCCGTTGAGGCTGGCCTGGACCATCCCCGTCGGCGGTTCGTTCTGGGCGATGGGCGTGTCTTTCAATGCCGTGCGCATGTATTCGATCCAGATCGGCAGCGCCGCGCGTCCGCCGTATTCGCGGTAACCGAGTGAACGGAAGTCATCGCGACCCACCCACACCGTCGTGGCATACGGGCCACCGAAGCCGGAGAACCAGGCGTCGCGATGGTCGTTGGTCGAGCCCGTCTTGCCGCCTACGTCTTCGCGACCGAGAACCTTCGCCGCGGTGCCGGTACCGCGCTGGACCACGTCGCGCATCATCGATACCAACTGGTACGCCGTGCGGGCGTCGATCGCGCGCGGCGCCGTGCGTGCGTCCGGATTGACCGGGGCCGGCGCTTCCGCGGCAGCCGGCGCTGTATCGGTACCGGCTGCCACCGGTGCCGCAGGGGCGCCGAAGTTGAACCCGTCCACGACCTGGCTGGCAGGCTGGCCGTTGCTGGTGCCCGCACACTCGCGGCAGGCCATCGCCGGGTTTTCCTTGAACACCTCCACGCCATCGCGGTCGGTGACGCGGTCGATCAGCCAGGTGTCCACGCGCGAGCCGCCGTTGGCGAACACCGCATAACCGCGGGCAACCGACAGCGGGGTCAACGATGCAGTACCGAGCGACATCGACAGATTGGGCGGCAGCTCTGCCTCGGCAAAGCCGAACTGGCTGATGTATTTGCGGGCATAGTCCACGCCCATGCCGTCCAGCAGGCGCACCGAGACCAGGTTGCGCGACTGCACCAGCGCTTCGCGCAGGCGCATCGGGCCGCGGAAGCCGCCACCGTCGTTCTGCGGCGACCAGGTCTTGCCGCGGCGGTCGCGGAACACCACCGGGGCATCGAGCACGATCGACGCCGGGTTGTAGCCCTTGTCGAAGGCCGCCGCGTAGATGAAGGGCTTGAAGCTGGAGCCCGGCTGGCGGCGTGCCTGGGTGGCACGGTTGAACTTGTTGCCAGAGAAGCTGAAGCCGCCGACCAGGGCTTTCAGGGCCCCGCTGTTGGCATCCACCGACACCAGTGCGGACTGGCCGCGCGGGATCTGGTCAAGCAGCCACTGGCCTTCTTTCTCGCCCACGCGCACGCGCACGATGTCGCCGCGCTTCACCAGCTTTGCGGGGGTCTTGTTGGTCCAGCGCGCCGCACCGGC from Stenotrophomonas sp. 169 includes the following:
- a CDS encoding penicillin-binding protein 1A gives rise to the protein MTRLRRWLRWILVVSLILALIGAAAAGGLYYVVSSKLPDVQTLRDVEMQEPMYVYAADGKLMAVFGETRRTPITMKDVPERLKQAFLATEDARFYEHGGVDYKGIARAVWLLATTSDRRVPGGSTITQQVARQFFLSSEYSYTRKLAEILLARKIESELSKDEIFELYLNKSFFGNRAYGVAAAGQFYYGKSLDQLDLDEMASLAGIPKFPSSGNPLSNPERAQQRRDNYVLQRMADLRFITQAEADAAKAVPMHATAHEPPVQVDAPYVAELVRQEMIARFGGDVVNKGYHVTTTINAELQTAANLSVRDGLLAYDHRHGWHGVEKQVELGAADDAASLAAHLSGISAQAGLLPALITATAADGSATALLANRTEVTLPAGAARWTNKTPAKLVKRGDIVRVRVGEKEGQWLLDQIPRGQSALVSVDANSGALKALVGGFSFSGNKFNRATQARRQPGSSFKPFIYAAAFDKGYNPASIVLDAPVVFRDRRGKTWSPQNDGGGFRGPMRLREALVQSRNLVSVRLLDGMGVDYARKYISQFGFAEAELPPNLSMSLGTASLTPLSVARGYAVFANGGSRVDTWLIDRVTDRDGVEVFKENPAMACRECAGTSNGQPASQVVDGFNFGAPAAPVAAGTDTAPAAAEAPAPVNPDARTAPRAIDARTAYQLVSMMRDVVQRGTGTAAKVLGREDVGGKTGSTNDHRDAWFSGFGGPYATTVWVGRDDFRSLGYREYGGRAALPIWIEYMRTALKDTPIAQNEPPTGMVQASLNGATEWVKVEDMDRLQDYDLNLNAPQADAAAFDIF